The proteins below are encoded in one region of Nasonia vitripennis strain AsymCx chromosome 3 unlocalized genomic scaffold, Nvit_psr_1.1 chr3_random0009, whole genome shotgun sequence:
- the LOC103317355 gene encoding uncharacterized protein LOC103317355: MTVDTPHFGSDLMNEIIEEAWQSESPKNGLSIVKSFLKNHYQAMKNDKYLPIPEKCRGYKIIKNKLVYFGEDSEISKEKYRCMNVVDQSKTMLNWMQFSKEKIRNLTLSECVLEITDIDNAHLPDSFLDEDVDICILQNFMKKSAFEQLQQRVQDKKTKQKFTCIKCSKSVHTNCIQCDSCLLWFHYSCVNIEVPKNALYFSDHDWYCCKCNSI, encoded by the exons ATGACAGTTGATACTCCACATTTCGGATCTGATTTGATGaatgaaataattgaagaagCTTGGCAATCTGAATCTCCTAAAAATGGCTTATCCATAGTTAAAAGCTTTCTGAAAAATCACTATCAAGCAATGAAGAATGACAAATACTTGCCTATTCCCGAAAAATGCAGAggatacaaaattataaag aaCAAACTAGTCTATTTTGGAGAAGACAgcgaaatttcaaaagaaaagTACAGGTGCATGAATGTTGTAGATCAGTCCAAGACTATGTTAAATTGGATGCAATTTTCAAAAGAGAAAATCCGTAATTTGACACTTAGCGAGTGTGTATTGGAAATTACTGACATAGATAATGCTCATTTACCTGATTCATTTTTAGACGAAGACGTAGACATTtgcattttacaaaattttatgaaaaaatctGCTTTTGAACAACTGCAACAAAGAGTACAGGATAAAAAAACGAAAcaaaaattcacgtgtatcAAATGCTCTAAATCTGTTCATACCAACTGTATTCAATGTGATAGTTGCTTATTATGGTTTCATTACTCATGTGTAAACATAGAAGTACCTAAAAACGCATTGTATTTCAGTGACCACGATTGGTACTGCTGCAAATGTAATTCTATCTGA
- the LOC116416852 gene encoding uncharacterized protein LOC116416852, which produces MESASENQEIPMLLLIDTINQMITDEQAAGHMNTGDKIYVFVQTSEELSRTLGKTITFHQVIDSYNRYREKFDAVNAKVKYLKKGASQLTLDEIRIYKIFKKTKYYL; this is translated from the exons ATGGAGTCAGCAAGTGAAAATCAAGAAATTCCAATGCTGTTGCTGATCGACACAATTAACCAGATGATTACCGACGAGCAGGCCGCAGGGCACATGAATACCGGCGACAAAATTTATGTGTTCGTCCAAACCTCGGAGGAGTTATCTAGGACGTTGGGAAAAACTATCACCT TTCACCAAGTAATCGACAGTTACAACCGTTACCGGGAGAAGTTTGACGCGGTGAACGCGAAGGTTAAATACCTTAAGAAAGGTGCGAGCCAATTGACTTTAGACGAGATTcggatttacaaaatattcaagaaaactaaatactatttatga